A genomic segment from Perognathus longimembris pacificus isolate PPM17 chromosome 15, ASM2315922v1, whole genome shotgun sequence encodes:
- the LOC125363929 gene encoding nucleoside diphosphate phosphatase ENTPD5-like, translating into MLARNYENARAAPARTPARPPPFGAIPAPPPEGILAWVTVNFLTGQLHGHGQETMGTLDLGGASTQITFLPQLEKTLEQTPQGYLTSFEMFNSTFKLYTHSYLGFGLKAARLVTLGALETEGIEGHTFRSACLPRWLEAEWIFGGVKYQYGGNQDGVMGFEPCYAEVLRVVQGQLHQPEEIKRSSFYAFSYYYDRAADTHMIDYEKGGVLKVEDFERKAREVCDNLESFTSGSPFLCMDLSYITALLKDGFGFADSTLLQLTKKVNNIETGWALGATFHLLQSLGISH; encoded by the coding sequence ATGTTGGCCAGGAACTATGAGAACGCGCGCGCCGCCCCGGCGcggacgcccgcccgcccgccgcccttcGGAGCGATCCCCGCCCCGCCACCCGAAGGCATATTAGCCTGGGTTACTGTGAATTTCCTAACAGGTCAACTGCATGGCCATGGCCAGGAGACCATGGGGACCCTGGACTTGGGGGGAGCCTCCACCCAGATCACATTCTTGCCCCAGCTGGAGAAAACCCTGGAACAAACCCCTCAAGGCTACCTAACTTCCTTTGAGATGTTTAACAGCACTTTTAAGCTCTATACACATAGTTACTTGGGATTTGGATTGAAAGCTGCAAGACTGGTGACACTGGGAGCTCTGGAGACAGAAGGGATTGAAGGACACACTTTTCGAAGTGCCTGTTTACCAAGGTGGTTGGAAGCAGAGTGGATTTTTGGGGGTGTGAAATACCAGTATGGTGGCAACCAAGATGGGGTGATGGGCTTTGAGCCCTGCTATGCTGAGGTGCTAAGAGTGGTGCAAGGCCAACTTCACCAGCCAGAGGAGATCAAGAGAAGTTCCTTCTATGCTTTCTCTTACTATTATGATCGAGCTGCTGACACACACATGATTGATTATGAAAAAGGAGGTGTTTTAAAAGTTGAAGATTTTGAAAGAAAAGCCAGAGAAGTTTGTGACAACCTGGAGAGCTTCACTTCAGGCAGTCCGTTCCTGTGCATGGATCTCAGCTACATCACAGCCTTGTTGAAAGATGGCTTTGGCTTTGCGGACAGCACCCTTTTACAGCTCACAAAAAAAGTGAACAACATAGAGACGGGCTGGGCCTTGGGAGCCACCTTCCACCTGCTGCAGTCTCTGGGCATCTCCCACTGA
- the LOC125363930 gene encoding ectonucleoside triphosphate diphosphohydrolase 5-like — protein MAASWGTAILLLVIPCVCSTVFYRDQQTWFEGVFLSSMCPINVSASTLYGIMFDAGSTGTRIHVYTFVQKMPGQLPFLEGEIFDSVKPGLSAFVDQPKQAAETVQELLEVAKDSIPRSHWKRTPVVLKATAGLRLLPEKKAQALLFEVEEIFKKSPFLVPDDSVSNSFYVFKCELCIIIILLPYLLPYHTFGEIISSE, from the coding sequence ATGGCTGCTTCCTGGGGCACTGCCATTCTCCTGCTGGTGATACCCTGTGTTTGCAGCACTGTCTTCTACAGAGACCAGCAGACATGGTTTGAGGGTGTCTTCTTGTCCTCTATGTGCCCCATCAATGTCAGTGCCAGCACCTTGTATGGAATTATGTTTGATGCAGGGAGCACTGGAACTCGAATTCATGTGTACACATTCGTGCAGAAAATGCCAGGACAGCTTCCATTTCTGGAAGGAGAAATTTTCGATTCTGTGAAGCCAGGACTTTCTGCTTTTGTAGATCAACCTAAGCAGGCTGCTGAGACTGTTCAAGAGCTCTTAGAGGTGGCCAAAGACTCAATCCCCCGAAGTCACTGGAAAAGGACCCCAGTGGTCCTGAAGGCCACAGCAGGACTACGCTTACTGCCGGAAAAGAAAGCCCAGGCTCTACTATTTGAGGTAGAAGAGATCTTCAAGAAGTCCCCCTTCCTGGTTCCAGATGACAGTGTCAGcaattctttttatgtttttaaatgtgaGTTATGTATCATCATAATCTTATTACCATATCTGCTTCCATATCATACCTTTGGGGAAATTATTTCAAGTGAATAA